A window from Roseburia sp. 499 encodes these proteins:
- the ileS gene encoding isoleucine--tRNA ligase codes for MYNKVDTNLNFVEREKQVEEFWKENDIFKKSMENRKEGETYTFYDGPPTANGKPHIGHVLTRVIKDMIPRYQTMKGKMVPRKAGWDTHGLPVELEVEKMLGLDGKEQIEEYGLEPFIKKCKESVWKYKGMWEDFSGTVGFWADMENPYVTYDNNFIESEWWALKEIWNKKLLYKGFKIVPYCPRCGTPLSAQEVAQGYKTVKERSAIVRFKVTGEDAYFLAWTTTPWTLPSNLALCVNPDETYCKVKAVDGYTYYMAEALLDKVLGSLLSKEQQEAGEKAYEVLETYKGTDLEYKEYEPLFQCAGDAAAKQHKKAHFVTCDSYVTMTDGTGIVHIAPAFGEDDSKVGRKYDLPFVQFVNGKGELTEETPYAGVFCKKADPMVLQDLEDQKLLFDAPKFEHEYPHCWRCDTPLIYYARESWFIKMTEVKDDLIRNNNTINWIPESIGKGRFGDWLENVQDWGISRNRYWGTPLNIWECECGHMHSIGSIAELKEMSDNCPEDIELHRPYIDAVTIKCPECGKEMHRVPEVIDCWFDSGAMPFAQHHYPFENKEVFEKQFPAQFISEAVDQTRGWFYSLLAESTLLFNKAPYENVIVLGHVQDENGQKMSKSKGNAVDPFDALQTYGADAIRWYFYINSAPWLPNRFHGKAVQEGQRKFMGTLWNTYAFFVLYANIDEFDATKYSLEYDKLSVMDKWLLSKLNTLITEVDNNLGSYKIPEAARALQDFVDDMSNWYVRRCRERFWAKGMEQDKINAYMTLYTALVTVCKTAAPMVPFLTEEIYQNLVRSIDKDAPESIHLCDFPVADAAFVDKELEKNMDAVLKIVVMGRACRNTANIKNRQPIGNMFVKAPYELSEFFCEIIEEELNVKKVTFTEDVSNFTDYTFKPQLRTVGPKYGKFLGQIQKALAELDGNKAMAELKAKGSLTLDSVSSEVVLCEEDLLITMTQQEGYVTEGDNEVTVVLDTNLTEELLEEGFVRELISKIQTMRKEAGFEVMDKIVVSYQAEDKINRIFEKFGTQIQSEVLAEKIASGAVTGYEKEWNINGEKVTLGVEKIQ; via the coding sequence ATGTACAACAAAGTCGACACTAACTTAAACTTTGTAGAAAGAGAAAAACAAGTAGAAGAATTTTGGAAAGAAAACGATATTTTTAAGAAAAGTATGGAGAACCGTAAAGAGGGAGAAACTTATACTTTTTACGACGGACCGCCAACTGCAAATGGAAAGCCTCATATCGGACACGTTTTGACTCGTGTTATTAAGGATATGATTCCGAGATATCAGACCATGAAGGGAAAAATGGTACCTCGTAAAGCCGGATGGGATACCCATGGTCTTCCGGTAGAACTGGAAGTTGAAAAAATGTTAGGTCTGGACGGAAAAGAACAGATTGAAGAATATGGTTTAGAGCCATTTATCAAAAAATGTAAAGAAAGTGTCTGGAAGTACAAAGGAATGTGGGAGGATTTCTCAGGCACCGTTGGATTCTGGGCAGATATGGAGAATCCGTATGTTACTTATGACAATAACTTTATTGAATCTGAATGGTGGGCATTAAAGGAAATCTGGAACAAAAAGTTGTTATACAAGGGATTTAAGATTGTTCCTTACTGTCCTCGCTGCGGAACTCCATTGTCTGCACAGGAAGTAGCACAGGGATATAAGACAGTAAAAGAACGTTCTGCAATTGTGCGTTTTAAGGTGACGGGAGAAGATGCTTACTTTTTGGCATGGACCACAACTCCTTGGACATTGCCATCTAACCTGGCACTTTGTGTAAATCCGGATGAGACTTATTGTAAAGTAAAGGCAGTAGACGGATATACCTATTATATGGCAGAAGCATTATTGGATAAGGTATTAGGCTCTCTGTTAAGTAAGGAACAGCAGGAAGCCGGAGAAAAGGCTTATGAAGTATTAGAAACCTATAAGGGAACAGATTTAGAGTACAAGGAATATGAACCTTTATTCCAGTGTGCGGGTGATGCAGCAGCAAAGCAGCACAAAAAGGCACATTTTGTAACATGTGACAGCTATGTAACCATGACAGATGGTACCGGTATCGTTCACATTGCACCGGCATTTGGTGAAGACGACTCTAAGGTCGGCAGAAAATATGATTTGCCATTTGTTCAGTTTGTAAATGGTAAAGGAGAATTAACAGAAGAGACTCCATATGCAGGTGTATTCTGTAAGAAAGCAGACCCAATGGTATTGCAGGATTTAGAGGATCAGAAACTGTTATTTGATGCTCCGAAGTTTGAACATGAGTATCCACACTGCTGGAGATGTGATACTCCGTTAATTTACTATGCAAGAGAATCTTGGTTTATCAAGATGACAGAAGTAAAAGATGACTTGATTCGCAATAACAACACCATCAACTGGATACCGGAAAGTATCGGAAAAGGACGCTTCGGTGACTGGTTGGAAAACGTACAGGACTGGGGAATTTCCCGTAACCGTTATTGGGGAACTCCACTGAATATCTGGGAATGTGAATGTGGTCATATGCATTCTATTGGAAGTATTGCGGAGTTAAAAGAAATGTCTGATAACTGTCCGGAGGATATTGAACTTCATCGTCCATATATTGATGCAGTTACCATCAAGTGTCCGGAGTGTGGAAAAGAGATGCATCGTGTACCGGAAGTAATTGACTGTTGGTTTGATTCAGGAGCAATGCCTTTTGCACAGCATCATTATCCATTTGAAAATAAAGAGGTATTTGAAAAGCAGTTCCCGGCACAGTTTATTTCCGAGGCAGTAGACCAGACCCGTGGATGGTTCTATTCTCTGTTAGCAGAGTCTACCTTGTTGTTTAATAAAGCACCTTACGAAAATGTTATTGTTTTGGGACATGTGCAGGATGAAAATGGACAGAAGATGAGTAAGTCTAAAGGAAATGCAGTAGATCCTTTTGATGCATTACAGACATACGGTGCAGATGCTATCCGTTGGTACTTCTACATCAATTCTGCACCATGGTTACCAAACCGTTTCCATGGAAAGGCAGTTCAGGAAGGACAGCGTAAGTTCATGGGTACCTTATGGAATACTTATGCATTCTTTGTATTGTATGCTAATATTGATGAATTCGATGCTACAAAGTACAGCTTAGAATACGACAAGTTATCAGTTATGGATAAGTGGTTATTATCTAAGTTGAATACACTGATTACTGAAGTTGATAACAATCTGGGCAGCTATAAGATTCCGGAAGCAGCAAGAGCATTGCAGGATTTTGTAGATGATATGAGTAACTGGTATGTCAGAAGATGTCGTGAGCGTTTCTGGGCAAAGGGAATGGAACAGGATAAGATAAATGCATATATGACACTGTATACTGCACTGGTAACAGTATGTAAAACTGCAGCACCTATGGTTCCGTTCTTGACAGAAGAGATTTATCAGAATCTGGTACGCAGCATTGATAAGGATGCGCCAGAGAGTATTCATCTGTGTGACTTCCCAGTTGCCGATGCAGCATTTGTAGATAAGGAATTAGAGAAAAATATGGATGCAGTTCTGAAAATCGTAGTAATGGGACGTGCATGCAGAAATACAGCTAACATTAAAAATCGTCAGCCAATTGGAAATATGTTTGTAAAGGCACCATATGAGTTGTCTGAGTTCTTCTGCGAAATCATTGAAGAAGAGCTGAATGTAAAGAAGGTGACTTTCACAGAGGATGTTAGCAACTTTACCGATTATACCTTTAAGCCACAGCTTCGTACAGTAGGACCAAAATACGGTAAATTCTTAGGACAGATTCAGAAGGCGTTAGCAGAGCTTGATGGAAATAAGGCTATGGCAGAATTAAAGGCAAAGGGAAGCCTGACACTTGACAGTGTAAGCTCAGAAGTTGTATTATGTGAAGAGGACTTATTAATTACTATGACCCAGCAGGAAGGCTATGTAACTGAGGGTGATAATGAAGTCACTGTTGTATTGGATACGAATCTGACAGAAGAACTGTTGGAAGAAGGATTTGTACGTGAATTGATTAGTAAGATCCAGACGATGCGTAAGGAAGCAGGATTTGAAGTAATGGATAAGATTGTTGTTTCCTATCAGGCAGAAGATAAGATTAATAGAATTTTTGAAAAGTTTGGAACACAGATTCAGTCAGAAGTCTTGGCAGAGAAAATCGCCTCAGGTGCAGTAACCGGATATGAAAAAGAATGGAACATTAACGGTGAGAAAGTAACACTTGGGGTAGAGAAAATACAGTAA
- a CDS encoding DUF4190 domain-containing protein, which translates to MGEENNTFENDNQQLNETEYSYQNQYTGNGSGKGQGTGLGTASMICGIFSILTLCGSFVTVYINPVLAMMMYLAPVLGIVAIVLGIVQLVKNESKGMAIAGIVCGAVGLLIFIGLICIGLWAISSGLYDKIMSSQYYYY; encoded by the coding sequence ATGGGTGAGGAAAATAACACTTTTGAAAATGATAATCAGCAGTTAAATGAAACAGAATATTCTTATCAAAATCAGTATACAGGAAATGGCTCAGGCAAAGGTCAGGGAACCGGACTTGGTACAGCATCTATGATATGTGGAATTTTTTCCATATTGACCTTATGCGGAAGTTTTGTAACGGTATATATCAATCCGGTATTGGCAATGATGATGTATCTGGCACCTGTTTTGGGAATTGTAGCGATTGTTCTTGGAATTGTACAGCTTGTGAAGAATGAAAGTAAGGGAATGGCAATCGCAGGTATTGTTTGTGGAGCAGTAGGATTGCTTATCTTTATTGGATTGATTTGTATTGGTTTGTGGGCTATTAGCTCAGGTTTATATGACAAGATTATGAGTAGTCAGTACTATTATTATTAA
- the typA gene encoding translational GTPase TypA encodes MKMKREDIRNIAIIAHVDHGKTTLVDELLKQSGVFRANQEVQERVMDSNDIERERGITILSKNTAITYNDVKINIIDTPGHADFGGEVERVLKMVNGVVLVVDAFEGVMPQTKFVLMKALSLDLPVIVCINKIDRPEARPDEVIDEVLELFMDLDASDEQLDCPFIYASARDGYAMRSLDDEPDNMIPLFETILDYIPAPEGDPDANTQVLISTIDYNEYVGRIGVGKVDNGVLRVNQEAVVVNHHEPDKLQKVRISKLYEYDGLNKVDVAEAKIGSIVAISGIADIHIGDTICSPENPVAIPFQKISEPTISMNFIVNDSPLAGQEGKFITSRHLRDRLFRELNTDVSLRVEETDSPDSYKVSGRGELHLSVLIENMRREGYEFAVSKAEVLYHTDENGKKLEPMEIAYVDVPDEFTGSVIEKLSQRKGSLLNMGPIAGGYTRLEFNIPSRGLIGYRNEFMTDTKGNGIINTIFNDYEPYKGEIAYRKTGSLIAFETGESVTYGLFSAQERGTLFIGPGEKVYAGMVIGQSARAEDIELNVCKKKHLTNTRSSSADEALTLTPPKILSLEQALEFIETDELLEVTPESLRIRKRILDPTLRKRAGFKK; translated from the coding sequence ATGAAAATGAAACGCGAGGACATTCGTAATATCGCCATTATTGCTCACGTTGACCACGGTAAAACCACTCTGGTAGACGAATTACTGAAGCAGAGCGGTGTGTTCCGTGCAAATCAGGAAGTACAGGAACGTGTCATGGACTCTAATGACATTGAACGTGAAAGAGGAATTACTATTCTTTCCAAAAATACCGCCATTACTTACAATGATGTTAAAATCAACATCATTGACACTCCGGGCCACGCTGACTTCGGTGGTGAAGTAGAACGTGTCTTAAAAATGGTAAACGGTGTTGTTCTGGTAGTAGATGCCTTTGAAGGTGTTATGCCTCAGACCAAGTTCGTACTGATGAAGGCTCTTTCCTTAGATTTGCCGGTTATCGTATGTATCAATAAAATTGACCGTCCGGAAGCCCGTCCGGATGAAGTTATCGATGAAGTTCTGGAATTATTTATGGACTTAGATGCATCTGACGAACAGTTAGACTGCCCATTTATCTATGCTTCTGCAAGAGATGGATATGCCATGAGAAGCTTAGATGACGAACCAGACAACATGATTCCACTGTTTGAGACTATTCTTGACTACATCCCAGCTCCGGAAGGTGACCCGGATGCCAACACCCAGGTTTTAATCAGTACCATAGACTACAATGAATATGTCGGACGTATCGGTGTAGGTAAGGTAGACAACGGTGTACTTAGGGTAAATCAGGAAGCTGTTGTAGTCAACCACCATGAACCGGACAAATTACAAAAGGTTCGTATCAGCAAGCTGTATGAATATGATGGCTTAAATAAAGTAGATGTAGCTGAAGCAAAAATCGGATCTATCGTGGCAATTTCCGGTATCGCAGATATTCACATTGGTGACACCATCTGTTCCCCTGAGAATCCGGTAGCCATCCCATTCCAGAAAATTTCGGAGCCTACCATTTCCATGAACTTCATTGTAAATGATAGCCCACTTGCCGGACAGGAAGGAAAGTTCATTACCTCCCGTCACTTAAGAGACAGATTATTCCGTGAGCTTAACACAGACGTTTCCCTTCGTGTAGAAGAAACAGATAGCCCGGACAGCTACAAGGTTTCCGGACGTGGAGAACTTCACTTGTCTGTATTAATCGAAAATATGCGTCGTGAAGGCTATGAATTTGCCGTAAGTAAAGCTGAAGTACTTTACCATACAGATGAAAACGGCAAAAAATTAGAACCTATGGAAATTGCTTACGTGGATGTTCCGGATGAATTTACAGGAAGCGTTATTGAAAAGTTAAGTCAGAGAAAGGGAAGCCTTTTGAACATGGGACCAATTGCCGGTGGATATACCAGACTGGAATTCAACATTCCATCCCGTGGACTCATCGGTTACCGTAATGAATTCATGACAGATACTAAGGGAAATGGTATTATCAACACTATCTTCAATGATTATGAACCATATAAGGGCGAAATTGCTTACCGTAAGACCGGTTCCCTGATTGCTTTTGAAACCGGTGAATCTGTAACCTACGGTCTGTTCAGCGCTCAGGAACGTGGAACCTTATTTATCGGACCTGGTGAAAAAGTATACGCAGGTATGGTCATCGGACAAAGTGCTAGAGCAGAAGATATTGAGCTTAACGTATGTAAGAAAAAACATCTGACCAATACACGTTCCTCCAGTGCAGACGAAGCACTGACCCTGACTCCTCCTAAGATCTTAAGTCTGGAGCAGGCACTGGAATTCATTGAAACAGATGAACTTTTGGAGGTTACACCAGAAAGCCTTCGTATCAGAAAGAGAATCTTAGATCCGACTTTGAGAAAAAGAGCAGGATTTAAAAAATAA
- a CDS encoding ABC transporter permease gives MQVFKAVFKIVKRHKLSIIVYMAIFFGLTLILSSNGAENEKANFSKVSLQIGVDNQDKGELGAALVEYISRNNEIKDVPSDHKKLLDAMYYQEVEYVLVIPEDFTEKFLKGERDGALQGTVVPGSNANYLTETEINKFLGTLGMYVDGGFAPEEAVEQTLSDMEEESKVEFLDASDAQEKPAAYYYFQYLPYIFLCILLISLGEILMAFNKKDMEARNKCSSMTFTQRNMQMILGSIGLALVEYFVFMVVAFIMYPDFMWSIRGVLSALNALVYLLVSLSIAFFAGRLAKNEGELNMMANVIGLGFSFLGGIFVPLEVMSEGVRNVAKFIPAYWYAQSNGMIYKMESLTGAGEIFRNCLVILAFAIAVLAAALVVNRMKARTA, from the coding sequence ATGCAAGTATTTAAGGCAGTATTTAAAATTGTAAAGAGGCATAAGCTTTCGATTATAGTATATATGGCAATCTTTTTCGGGCTGACTTTGATTTTAAGCAGTAATGGAGCGGAAAATGAAAAGGCTAATTTTTCTAAGGTGTCTTTGCAAATCGGAGTGGATAATCAGGACAAAGGGGAACTTGGAGCAGCATTGGTGGAATATATTTCACGCAACAATGAAATTAAGGATGTGCCAAGTGACCATAAAAAACTTTTGGATGCCATGTATTACCAGGAAGTGGAGTATGTACTGGTAATTCCAGAGGATTTTACAGAAAAGTTTCTAAAAGGTGAGAGGGATGGTGCCTTACAGGGAACGGTAGTACCGGGAAGCAATGCAAATTATTTAACCGAAACAGAAATTAATAAATTCTTAGGAACATTGGGGATGTATGTAGATGGTGGATTTGCTCCGGAAGAAGCAGTAGAACAGACCCTTTCCGATATGGAAGAGGAAAGTAAAGTAGAATTTTTGGATGCGTCAGATGCACAGGAAAAGCCGGCTGCTTACTACTACTTTCAGTATTTGCCATATATTTTCCTTTGCATTCTTTTAATCAGTTTAGGAGAAATCTTAATGGCATTCAATAAAAAAGATATGGAAGCAAGAAATAAGTGTTCTTCCATGACATTTACCCAGCGAAACATGCAGATGATATTAGGAAGCATTGGTTTGGCATTGGTAGAGTATTTTGTGTTTATGGTGGTTGCATTTATTATGTATCCGGACTTTATGTGGAGTATTCGTGGAGTATTGAGCGCGTTAAATGCATTGGTTTATTTACTGGTAAGCCTAAGTATTGCCTTTTTTGCGGGAAGGTTGGCAAAGAATGAGGGGGAACTGAACATGATGGCAAATGTAATCGGATTGGGATTCAGTTTCTTGGGAGGTATCTTTGTTCCATTGGAAGTGATGAGCGAAGGCGTAAGAAATGTGGCAAAGTTTATTCCGGCGTATTGGTATGCTCAGTCAAATGGTATGATTTATAAAATGGAAAGTCTGACAGGGGCGGGGGAAATCTTCCGGAACTGTCTGGTAATTCTAGCTTTTGCTATAGCAGTACTGGCGGCAGCACTTGTAGTAAATCGAATGAAGGCAAGAACAGCGTAG
- a CDS encoding ABC transporter permease, protein MFFRAYGYSLKRSIRQKYQIFWCLLFPIILGTLFKVSFGDVNETEMTFHQITVAYIEQEGAQQEFEALLEQLEEENELVEVVPVKDMDKAKQLLEDGEVEGIYENGEEIVLTVKEEEVAQSILESIQEQYEQALRTMTNVGMKNPQGIQAAHESLEKQWDYLEDSNISNRKMDNMTNYFYALIAMNCLYGCFLGVGCAKEFKANLSDLAARRVAASTNRFIILLGEVTAQITAQFVCCTLGACYLKYALKIDLGDQTARMLLVILLGSSIGVMLGLFVGSIGRLEDGVKDGLCVGVSMLCSFLAGLMIGNMYRVVEQNAPIINRINPAALIVNAFYSLNIYEDYTRYNQCIINLLIITVVLGVASYLVVRRERYASI, encoded by the coding sequence ATGTTTTTTAGAGCTTATGGCTATAGTCTAAAGCGAAGTATCAGACAAAAATACCAGATTTTCTGGTGTTTGTTGTTCCCGATTATTCTTGGAACCTTGTTTAAAGTCAGTTTTGGAGATGTGAATGAAACAGAGATGACCTTTCATCAGATTACGGTGGCATACATAGAACAGGAAGGGGCACAACAGGAATTTGAGGCACTGTTAGAGCAGCTGGAGGAAGAGAACGAACTGGTGGAAGTTGTACCGGTAAAGGATATGGATAAGGCAAAACAACTTCTGGAGGATGGAGAAGTAGAGGGAATCTATGAAAATGGTGAAGAGATAGTTCTTACAGTAAAGGAAGAAGAAGTTGCCCAGAGTATTTTGGAGAGTATTCAGGAGCAGTATGAACAGGCCTTGAGAACAATGACAAATGTTGGAATGAAGAATCCGCAAGGAATTCAGGCTGCGCATGAAAGTTTGGAAAAACAATGGGATTATCTGGAAGACAGCAATATTTCCAATCGAAAAATGGATAATATGACAAATTATTTCTATGCACTGATTGCTATGAACTGCTTATACGGTTGTTTTCTTGGAGTGGGATGTGCCAAGGAATTTAAAGCGAATTTATCAGATTTGGCAGCAAGAAGAGTGGCAGCAAGTACCAATCGTTTTATAATCTTGTTGGGAGAAGTTACAGCTCAGATTACAGCACAGTTTGTCTGCTGTACATTGGGAGCGTGTTATTTGAAATATGCCTTGAAGATTGATTTGGGAGACCAGACGGCACGGATGCTTCTGGTGATACTTTTGGGAAGTTCTATCGGTGTAATGTTGGGATTATTCGTGGGTTCCATTGGAAGGCTGGAAGACGGCGTAAAGGATGGGTTATGTGTTGGCGTTAGTATGTTGTGCAGCTTTTTGGCGGGGCTTATGATCGGCAATATGTACCGTGTGGTAGAACAGAATGCTCCGATTATAAATAGAATTAATCCGGCAGCGTTGATTGTAAATGCATTTTACAGTTTGAATATTTATGAAGATTACACCAGATATAATCAATGTATCATTAATCTTTTGATTATTACAGTGGTACTGGGGGTTGCTTCATATCTGGTGGTAAGGAGGGAACGCTATGCAAGTATTTAA
- a CDS encoding ABC transporter ATP-binding protein: protein MAEKVVEIENLVKRYKELVALDHLNLSIEKGEVFGLLGPNGSGKTTTISCILALLAFDKGSVKVFGEEIQPDSYDIKKKIGVVLQNVAVFEELTVQENIDYFCGLYIKDKATRKKYVEEAIEFAGLEDFRKFLPKKLSGGLLRRLNIACGIAHKPKLIILDEPTVAVDPQSRNRILEGIQQLNKEGATIIYTSHYMEEVEQICSRIAIIDKGRCVASGTKEELKAMIKTGEKIHMEVMNLEPEQLEEIKQLEHVYQAEYDKGMLEIRCSGGKHNLVRVLDYFQKKEISFGRVYTELPTLNDVFLEITGKELRDSE, encoded by the coding sequence ATGGCAGAGAAAGTTGTAGAAATAGAAAATCTGGTAAAACGCTATAAAGAATTGGTAGCATTGGATCATTTGAATCTTTCTATCGAAAAGGGAGAGGTATTCGGATTATTGGGACCAAACGGAAGTGGTAAAACTACGACAATTAGCTGTATACTGGCACTTCTGGCATTTGATAAAGGAAGTGTAAAGGTATTTGGTGAGGAGATTCAGCCGGACAGTTATGACATCAAAAAAAAGATTGGTGTGGTTCTTCAGAATGTGGCAGTATTTGAGGAATTGACAGTACAGGAAAATATTGATTATTTCTGTGGACTTTATATCAAGGACAAGGCAACCCGAAAAAAGTATGTGGAAGAAGCAATTGAGTTTGCTGGATTGGAAGACTTTCGTAAGTTCCTTCCGAAGAAGCTTTCGGGAGGTCTGCTTCGAAGACTGAATATTGCCTGCGGAATTGCGCATAAGCCAAAATTGATTATTTTAGATGAACCGACGGTAGCAGTAGACCCACAGAGCAGAAATCGTATTCTGGAAGGAATTCAGCAGCTGAATAAGGAAGGAGCTACTATTATTTATACCTCTCACTATATGGAGGAAGTAGAGCAGATTTGTAGCAGAATCGCCATTATTGATAAAGGACGTTGTGTGGCTTCCGGAACGAAAGAAGAATTAAAGGCGATGATTAAGACTGGGGAAAAGATTCATATGGAAGTAATGAATTTAGAGCCGGAGCAGTTAGAGGAAATTAAGCAGTTAGAGCATGTATATCAGGCTGAATATGACAAGGGAATGTTGGAAATCCGTTGCAGCGGAGGAAAACATAATCTGGTGCGTGTTTTGGATTATTTCCAGAAGAAAGAAATCAGTTTTGGAAGAGTATATACAGAACTTCCAACTTTGAATGACGTATTCTTGGAAATTACCGGAAAAGAACTTAGAGATTCAGAATAG
- a CDS encoding sensor histidine kinase encodes MNILTDKLFLMVGSFLFLLFCYPQPDLPHVLTLLCAITFMCLCTYLNPDMLPIKLQKKSIQYPELSLIALFIIGAFLQPLLVPFLPLLFYELVLNNDWYMWSIILMCAVALIPSQSFAFLFLYLLLFLLAFALKAKTLRLLHLEKDFKQLQDTSTEYNLLLQQKNQELIKQQNYEIRVATLKERNRIAREIHDNVGHMLSRSILQAGALIAINKDKQLDEPLTSLKDTLSSAMNSIRDSVHDLHDDSIDLKSSLYTLLQNFTEYEVHMEYDMGTVLPKNVKYCFIAIAKEALSNISKHSNATRIKIIAREHPSLYQLIIEDNGTDISVQNTGIGLENMQERVEQLHGHFSISAEQGFRIFISIPKA; translated from the coding sequence ATGAATATACTGACCGATAAGCTATTTCTGATGGTTGGCAGTTTTCTTTTTTTACTGTTTTGCTATCCACAACCTGACTTACCGCATGTACTGACTCTGCTTTGTGCAATTACATTCATGTGTCTGTGCACTTATTTGAATCCAGACATGCTTCCTATAAAATTGCAAAAAAAGTCTATACAATATCCGGAATTATCACTGATTGCCCTTTTTATAATAGGAGCTTTTTTACAACCTCTTTTGGTTCCATTCTTACCACTTCTTTTTTATGAACTGGTACTGAATAATGATTGGTACATGTGGAGTATTATACTAATGTGTGCCGTTGCTCTTATTCCATCCCAGTCCTTTGCATTCCTGTTTCTTTATCTCCTGCTGTTTCTGCTTGCATTTGCATTAAAAGCAAAAACACTGCGACTATTACACTTAGAAAAGGATTTCAAACAGCTTCAGGATACTTCAACAGAATACAATCTTCTGTTACAACAAAAGAATCAGGAGCTTATTAAACAACAGAACTATGAAATTCGCGTGGCAACATTGAAAGAACGAAATCGAATTGCAAGAGAAATTCATGACAACGTAGGCCATATGCTCTCTCGCTCGATTCTTCAGGCAGGTGCATTAATTGCCATTAATAAAGACAAACAATTAGATGAGCCCTTGACCTCTTTAAAAGATACACTTTCGTCTGCGATGAACTCTATCCGCGACTCTGTCCATGACCTCCATGACGATTCTATAGATTTGAAGTCCTCGCTTTACACGCTTCTTCAGAATTTTACTGAATATGAGGTACATATGGAATATGATATGGGAACGGTTCTTCCGAAAAATGTGAAATACTGTTTTATTGCCATTGCAAAAGAAGCTCTTTCCAATATTTCAAAACACAGCAATGCCACACGCATTAAAATTATTGCCAGAGAGCATCCCAGTTTATATCAACTAATTATAGAAGATAATGGTACTGATATTTCCGTGCAAAATACAGGTATTGGATTAGAGAACATGCAAGAACGGGTAGAACAGCTTCATGGACATTTCTCCATTTCTGCCGAACAGGGGTTTAGAATTTTTATCTCTATTCCCAAAGCTTAA
- a CDS encoding response regulator transcription factor: MKIVIVDDDNLVSLSLKTILEASGEVTVAEMGKDGKDAIALYEKHQPDVLLTDIRMDTMTGLEAAETILKKYPDAKILFLTTFSDDEYIVRALHLGAKGYILKQDFESLLPALKAVSNGQSVFGSEVVGKLPGFLNQQEKFDGSAFGITAKEMELIELVADGLSNKEIAEQLFLSEGTVRNYLSSVLEKLELRDRTQLAVFYYKNLN; the protein is encoded by the coding sequence ATGAAAATTGTAATTGTAGATGACGACAATCTGGTCTCTTTATCCTTAAAAACTATCTTAGAGGCATCTGGAGAAGTCACCGTTGCTGAAATGGGCAAAGACGGGAAAGATGCCATTGCATTATACGAAAAACACCAGCCGGATGTACTCCTAACTGACATCCGCATGGATACTATGACAGGTTTAGAGGCTGCTGAAACTATATTAAAAAAATATCCGGATGCCAAAATCTTGTTTCTCACCACCTTTTCTGATGATGAGTATATTGTTCGCGCCCTGCACCTTGGTGCTAAAGGATATATATTAAAACAGGACTTCGAAAGTTTGCTTCCTGCGCTAAAAGCTGTTTCCAATGGGCAAAGTGTATTTGGAAGCGAAGTAGTGGGGAAACTTCCCGGATTTCTAAACCAACAAGAAAAGTTTGATGGAAGCGCCTTTGGCATTACTGCGAAAGAAATGGAACTGATAGAATTAGTAGCAGACGGATTAAGTAATAAAGAAATCGCAGAGCAGCTTTTCTTAAGTGAAGGAACTGTCCGTAACTATTTAAGCTCTGTTTTAGAGAAACTGGAATTGAGGGACAGAACCCAACTTGCAGTATTCTACTATAAAAACTTAAACTAA